In Leptospira sp. WS58.C1, a single genomic region encodes these proteins:
- a CDS encoding efflux RND transporter permease subunit, protein MIDKLIRISIKNRIFILILTAGVTIVGFYNAYHLSIDAIPDITNVQVSVVTQSPGLSPVEVEQFITYPIEMELTGVPNVTEIRSISRTGVSSVTVIFKDGTDIYFARQLINERLRAAEAVIPKGYGSPELSPIATGLGDIYEFVLTSDRHNPEELRTYMEWELAREIKSTEGIIDVNIIGGEARQYQIKIDPQRLAVHNITLSQLCDKLETANQNTGGGYITKDAEQIVIRGESQFKTVEEIRNVAVQTERDGVPLLLGQIATVETGPALRFGLMTKDAKGEVVGATAMMLMGQNSLEVVKRVKEKVEILRARLPEGMKIVTFYDRSEFIGRTLGTIFTNLAEAAVLVIIVLIFALGTVKGALLVSLSIPIPMLAATIFMRMFGIVGNLMSLGALDFGLLVDGTIVMLESVLHGFILKQAFYEQQNSQEDRKLAAEEIITDSCVRVARAAAFSVGIILLVYLPLMTLEGVEGRMFKPMAMTVAISLGMALLFSLTTFPAAASILFQTPIFHHSKFWDRAEEIYMRLLDFGMANKKLFLRAGLGVFAVSLILGSTLGSEFLPRIDEGEFAIDIKRLPSTSINYSRDTNMEMEKVIAQFPEVTSVVSKMGRGESAAEPIGTEEGESMVKLIPPKEWTSASSRDELMDKMKDAILKSVPSSTISLSQPIENRVNALLSGSKADVVIKIYGDDLQTLKETAAKFADKIKKVPGAADLRVQRVLGLPLIQIKADRQKMSRYGVAAEEILTTVESLRIGRKAGKVFEGFKRFDLVVRLQLDVSDLDKLENIPVMTSTGVTVPLGQVATIEFVEGPAAIYRESLKRRIMVETNVRGRDLVGFVNEAQKVTADIEKNLPEGYRTDWGGQFENFQRAKNRLLMVVPIALGIIFVMLIAAFGNIYYAAGVFIVVPLAVAGGIIGLVLRGLPFSIPAGVGFIAVSGIAVLNGVVYASTLKEELEKGITISKAVLTAGLHSLRPVMTTEIIAAVGFIPMAISTMAGAEVQRPLATVVIFGVIVATVLSRVLLPIVMEFLLNIYQDQERRKEARKRKLESEFQASRAQERIPVTLEEVSWDSEEIHEEPEETVSSKSKRSKNGAKKRK, encoded by the coding sequence ATGATAGATAAGCTGATACGTATCTCCATCAAGAACAGGATTTTTATCCTGATACTCACTGCCGGTGTGACCATTGTAGGTTTTTATAACGCATATCACCTATCTATCGACGCGATCCCGGATATTACAAACGTCCAGGTTTCCGTAGTTACTCAGTCCCCGGGGCTTTCTCCGGTAGAGGTGGAGCAGTTCATCACTTATCCGATCGAGATGGAGCTTACCGGGGTCCCCAATGTAACGGAGATCCGTTCTATTTCCAGAACGGGCGTGAGCAGCGTTACGGTTATCTTCAAAGACGGAACCGACATTTATTTTGCAAGACAGCTCATCAACGAAAGATTAAGAGCAGCCGAAGCTGTGATCCCGAAAGGTTACGGTAGCCCGGAACTTTCCCCTATCGCAACCGGTCTCGGGGATATTTACGAATTCGTCCTAACAAGCGACCGTCATAATCCGGAAGAACTCAGGACCTATATGGAATGGGAACTTGCGAGAGAGATCAAATCCACGGAAGGGATTATCGACGTAAACATTATCGGCGGAGAAGCAAGGCAATACCAGATCAAGATAGATCCCCAAAGATTAGCAGTTCATAATATTACATTATCCCAACTTTGTGATAAACTGGAGACCGCGAACCAAAACACAGGCGGCGGTTACATTACCAAAGATGCGGAACAGATCGTGATCCGCGGAGAAAGCCAATTCAAAACCGTGGAAGAAATACGTAACGTTGCTGTTCAAACCGAAAGAGACGGGGTTCCACTTCTTTTAGGACAGATCGCCACTGTGGAAACCGGTCCAGCTCTTCGTTTCGGACTTATGACCAAAGATGCCAAGGGGGAAGTTGTAGGCGCCACAGCCATGATGCTCATGGGCCAAAACTCTTTGGAAGTGGTAAAACGGGTCAAAGAAAAGGTAGAAATTCTAAGAGCCAGACTTCCGGAAGGAATGAAGATCGTCACATTTTACGATCGTTCCGAATTTATCGGAAGAACGTTAGGGACTATCTTCACTAACTTAGCGGAAGCAGCGGTACTTGTGATCATCGTTTTGATCTTCGCTCTCGGAACGGTAAAAGGGGCACTTTTAGTCAGCTTATCCATTCCTATCCCGATGCTTGCCGCCACAATATTCATGAGAATGTTCGGCATCGTCGGTAATTTAATGTCACTTGGTGCATTAGACTTCGGACTTTTGGTGGATGGAACGATCGTGATGTTAGAATCAGTACTTCACGGTTTTATCTTAAAGCAGGCCTTTTACGAACAGCAGAACTCCCAAGAAGATAGAAAACTCGCGGCAGAAGAAATTATCACGGATTCCTGTGTGAGAGTGGCAAGAGCCGCGGCCTTCTCGGTCGGTATCATCTTATTGGTTTACCTACCGCTCATGACCTTAGAGGGTGTGGAAGGTAGAATGTTCAAACCTATGGCAATGACTGTTGCCATTTCCTTGGGTATGGCTCTTCTATTCTCTCTAACCACTTTCCCTGCAGCGGCAAGTATCTTATTCCAAACACCGATATTCCATCATAGTAAGTTCTGGGATAGAGCGGAAGAGATCTACATGCGACTACTCGACTTCGGAATGGCCAATAAAAAGTTATTCTTAAGAGCAGGTTTAGGAGTATTTGCAGTATCTCTAATATTAGGTTCTACTTTAGGATCCGAGTTCCTTCCACGTATCGACGAGGGGGAATTCGCGATCGATATCAAAAGGCTTCCTTCCACTTCCATCAACTATTCCAGAGACACGAATATGGAAATGGAGAAGGTAATCGCACAGTTCCCGGAAGTAACAAGTGTGGTCAGCAAAATGGGACGAGGCGAATCTGCAGCGGAACCCATCGGAACGGAAGAAGGAGAATCCATGGTAAAACTCATTCCTCCTAAGGAATGGACCAGCGCTTCTTCTCGAGACGAACTAATGGATAAAATGAAGGATGCTATCCTAAAATCGGTTCCTTCGAGTACGATCTCACTTTCTCAGCCGATCGAGAACAGGGTGAATGCACTTCTCTCCGGATCGAAAGCGGACGTAGTGATCAAAATTTACGGAGATGATCTGCAGACATTAAAAGAAACTGCGGCTAAATTCGCAGATAAGATCAAAAAAGTCCCGGGTGCGGCGGACTTAAGAGTACAAAGAGTGCTTGGTCTTCCTTTGATCCAGATCAAAGCCGATAGACAAAAGATGTCGCGTTACGGAGTGGCCGCGGAAGAGATTCTCACTACGGTGGAATCGTTACGGATAGGAAGAAAGGCAGGAAAAGTATTCGAAGGTTTCAAACGATTCGACCTAGTCGTTCGTTTACAGTTGGATGTTTCGGATTTGGACAAACTGGAAAATATTCCCGTCATGACCTCGACGGGTGTTACGGTTCCTCTGGGCCAGGTAGCAACAATAGAATTTGTGGAAGGTCCGGCGGCAATTTATAGAGAATCCTTAAAACGTAGGATTATGGTAGAGACCAACGTAAGAGGAAGGGACTTAGTCGGTTTCGTAAACGAGGCCCAAAAGGTCACAGCAGACATTGAAAAAAATCTTCCGGAAGGTTATAGAACGGACTGGGGAGGTCAATTCGAAAACTTCCAAAGAGCAAAGAATAGATTGTTAATGGTTGTACCGATTGCTCTCGGGATTATCTTCGTAATGTTGATCGCTGCCTTCGGAAATATTTATTATGCAGCCGGAGTATTTATCGTAGTACCGCTTGCAGTCGCGGGAGGGATCATAGGACTTGTGTTGAGAGGTCTTCCTTTTAGTATTCCTGCCGGGGTAGGATTTATCGCGGTAAGCGGTATCGCAGTACTGAACGGGGTCGTATACGCTTCCACTCTCAAAGAAGAATTAGAAAAAGGGATCACCATTTCCAAGGCGGTATTAACTGCGGGCCTTCATTCACTTCGTCCGGTAATGACAACGGAGATTATCGCGGCAGTGGGATTTATTCCGATGGCGATCTCTACCATGGCCGGGGCAGAAGTACAAAGACCTTTGGCAACGGTTGTCATCTTCGGAGTAATCGTAGCTACCGTTCTTTCTCGTGTGCTTCTTCCTATCGTGATGGAATTCCTTCTAAATATCTACCAAGACCAGGAAAGAAGAAAAGAAGCCCGTAAAAGAAAATTAGAGTCCGAATTCCAAGCTTCCAGAGCCCAAGAAAGAATTCCGGTAACTCTGGAAGAAGTTTCCTGGGATAGCGAAGAGATCCATGAAGAACCGGAAGAAACAGTAAGCTCCAAATCCAAACGTTCTAAAAACGGAGCGAAAAAGAGAAAATAA
- a CDS encoding LIC20153 family lipoprotein — translation MKQKAIWLLLVLLLSASFVDCKKDDGDDLNNLAILSALNGGGDCLVDFPGKAAIAVNRTRAARDGGTVNVTWGRIPFVNHPIAIVEILGAQVNDTVVLTGANVVENPQAAGEATVYEAADCPLAESAIVDGLTKFNNPNFNDPAPDTFTWTNTVAGSYYFLLYIVGTTEISTTVNFSSP, via the coding sequence ATGAAACAAAAAGCGATTTGGTTATTATTGGTGCTTTTACTTTCGGCTTCTTTCGTTGATTGTAAAAAGGACGATGGTGACGACCTGAATAATTTAGCAATATTAAGCGCTCTTAACGGTGGGGGAGACTGTTTGGTGGATTTTCCCGGTAAAGCGGCCATCGCAGTTAATCGTACTCGCGCTGCCAGAGACGGCGGAACCGTCAACGTTACTTGGGGAAGAATTCCATTTGTAAATCACCCAATCGCGATCGTAGAAATTTTGGGAGCTCAAGTAAACGATACAGTTGTTCTGACCGGTGCAAACGTCGTAGAAAACCCACAAGCGGCTGGAGAGGCAACAGTATACGAGGCGGCTGATTGTCCTCTCGCAGAAAGCGCGATTGTTGATGGACTTACTAAGTTTAACAATCCGAACTTTAATGATCCCGCACCGGATACATTTACTTGGACCAATACTGTTGCAGGATCTTATTATTTCCTATTATATATCGTGGGAACCACTGAGATTTCAACTACAGTTAACTTTTCAAGCCCATAA
- a CDS encoding TetR/AcrR family transcriptional regulator, whose amino-acid sequence MSTKEKGVKDRILETAVRLFQTQGYGNTGINQIIQESQTAKASFYDYYPSKDLLGKAYIEFYGKEQIILLEKLRSRSQNARDFIQAWTHILKRQTRNSEFAGCPMANTAAQIASSSPSISEEVKKLVLRTVEFLSIYLKEMQKKGQIPKNADTQSLARKIFACYEGVLQIWKLTGKISALDDLPEMVDAIIKSSGKK is encoded by the coding sequence ATGTCAACCAAAGAAAAAGGGGTAAAAGACAGGATTTTGGAAACCGCAGTCAGACTTTTCCAAACACAAGGGTACGGAAATACCGGGATCAACCAGATTATCCAAGAATCCCAGACTGCAAAGGCCAGCTTTTACGATTATTACCCCTCTAAGGATCTATTAGGAAAGGCATATATAGAATTTTACGGAAAAGAACAAATTATCCTGTTGGAAAAATTACGTTCCAGATCGCAGAATGCTCGGGACTTCATACAAGCCTGGACCCATATACTAAAGAGGCAGACCAGAAATAGCGAATTCGCAGGCTGCCCTATGGCAAACACAGCGGCTCAAATCGCGTCTTCTTCTCCTTCTATTTCCGAAGAAGTCAAAAAATTAGTCCTAAGAACCGTGGAATTTCTATCCATCTATCTAAAAGAAATGCAGAAAAAAGGACAGATCCCTAAGAATGCGGATACCCAATCCTTGGCACGTAAGATTTTTGCTTGTTATGAAGGTGTATTGCAGATCTGGAAACTGACCGGAAAAATTTCCGCGTTAGACGATTTACCGGAGATGGTGGATGCGATCATTAAAAGTTCAGGGAAGAAGTAA
- a CDS encoding class I SAM-dependent methyltransferase, producing MQSPKSHYQNFLAEKYSWSLGDLSRKEKDQLEFFRSFEISPQGNGVAWDLGAGSGIQSIPLEKLGFQVTAIDFSQKLLSEIMIRKPDTKIRTKVADIRSGDLYQGVSPEILLCMGDTITHLESEKEWENTVSLWASFLSTGSKLILGYRDLSYGKPGDKNIFVVRSEESRIFTCQLQFTQDKVEVTDIFHEKSDKGWTVSASSYNKLILPIEEVVRTVSRKNFELKRRDEKNGMKFILFERL from the coding sequence ATGCAATCTCCAAAATCGCATTACCAAAACTTTTTGGCGGAAAAATATTCCTGGTCTCTAGGAGATCTTTCCCGGAAGGAAAAGGACCAACTGGAATTCTTCAGATCTTTCGAGATCTCTCCCCAAGGAAACGGAGTGGCCTGGGACTTAGGCGCGGGAAGCGGGATACAATCTATTCCATTAGAAAAATTAGGATTTCAAGTTACAGCAATAGACTTCAGCCAAAAATTATTATCCGAGATCATGATTAGAAAACCGGACACGAAGATACGGACCAAGGTTGCGGACATCAGATCCGGAGATTTATACCAAGGAGTTTCTCCCGAAATCCTTTTATGTATGGGAGATACGATCACACATTTGGAATCCGAAAAAGAATGGGAGAATACCGTAAGTCTTTGGGCAAGTTTTCTTTCTACAGGAAGTAAATTGATTTTAGGTTATAGAGATCTAAGTTATGGGAAACCGGGGGACAAAAATATCTTTGTAGTACGTTCCGAAGAATCCCGAATTTTCACCTGCCAATTACAATTCACTCAGGACAAGGTAGAAGTCACGGATATATTTCATGAAAAATCCGATAAGGGTTGGACCGTTTCCGCTAGTTCGTATAACAAACTGATCCTTCCTATCGAAGAGGTGGTCAGAACAGTATCTCGGAAAAATTTTGAGTTAAAAAGAAGGGATGAGAAAAACGGGATGAAGTTTATTCTTTTCGAAAGGCTTTAA
- a CDS encoding DUF4395 domain-containing protein, which translates to MIRIGNFPDTVNEYAARTVAGLVVILGLATIITQSLWLAGALFYGFSARVLYGPKFSPFAKLAIHWIVPLLGLGSKTVAGPPKRFAQFVGVLFSGTAFVLLFLGQVYAFQAVLGVLVIFASLESVLGFCAGCFVFGFLIKWGWIPQEVCEKCNNLQFADKK; encoded by the coding sequence ATGATTCGAATCGGTAATTTTCCAGACACTGTCAATGAATACGCTGCAAGGACCGTTGCGGGTCTAGTTGTCATCTTAGGTTTGGCCACAATAATAACGCAATCGCTTTGGTTAGCGGGAGCGCTATTCTATGGATTTTCCGCTAGAGTATTGTATGGTCCCAAGTTTTCCCCCTTTGCGAAACTTGCCATCCATTGGATCGTACCGTTACTCGGTCTTGGTTCTAAAACAGTGGCAGGTCCCCCTAAAAGATTCGCTCAGTTTGTAGGAGTTCTTTTCAGCGGGACGGCATTTGTTCTATTATTTTTAGGACAAGTATACGCATTCCAAGCTGTACTCGGTGTTCTTGTCATTTTTGCAAGTTTGGAATCCGTATTGGGATTTTGTGCGGGTTGTTTTGTTTTCGGATTTCTGATAAAATGGGGATGGATCCCGCAGGAAGTCTGCGAAAAATGTAATAACCTACAATTCGCCGATAAAAAATAG
- the arsS gene encoding arsenosugar biosynthesis radical SAM (seleno)protein ArsS (Some members of this family are selenoproteins.): MKSLLARGSELASSKEQLKILTEVSEKLALPSFSDKLKEVGLYPMLPTGVNILQVNLGKLCNQTCRHCHVDAGPDRKEIMNKETMQECLVALATPGVNTLDITGGAPEMNPNFRWFVEEASKLGKKIMIRCNLTILLAGEKYKDLPEFFAKHRLEVVSSLPYFQKRRTDSQRGEGVFDRSIEALRKLNSIGYGVPGSGLVLNLVYNPVGAFLTGGQSTLENDFKKELKQAHGVQFNSLFAITNMPISRFLESLLESGNIDAYLEKLVTSFNPVAATSVMCRNTLSVGWDGSLFDCDFNQMLDMRIEGKAGKISEFNKSVLDSREILLHQHCYGCTAGSGSSCGGSIA, translated from the coding sequence ATGAAGTCCCTATTAGCCAGAGGGAGCGAACTTGCTTCTTCCAAAGAACAATTGAAAATTCTTACGGAAGTTTCCGAAAAACTCGCGTTGCCTAGTTTTTCGGACAAGTTAAAAGAAGTGGGACTCTATCCTATGCTCCCGACCGGGGTGAACATACTACAAGTAAACCTGGGAAAGCTTTGCAATCAGACTTGTAGACATTGTCATGTGGATGCAGGTCCGGATCGAAAAGAAATTATGAACAAAGAGACCATGCAGGAGTGTTTGGTTGCCTTGGCGACTCCCGGTGTGAATACTTTGGATATCACAGGTGGGGCTCCGGAGATGAATCCCAATTTCAGATGGTTCGTGGAAGAGGCTTCGAAATTAGGGAAGAAGATCATGATCCGTTGCAATCTTACTATTCTTCTTGCCGGAGAAAAATATAAGGATCTTCCCGAATTTTTTGCAAAACACAGGTTAGAAGTGGTTTCTAGCCTTCCTTATTTCCAAAAAAGAAGAACGGATTCACAAAGAGGAGAAGGGGTATTTGATCGTTCGATTGAAGCATTAAGGAAATTGAATTCTATTGGATATGGAGTTCCCGGTTCAGGACTTGTATTAAATTTAGTTTATAATCCAGTCGGGGCCTTTCTGACAGGCGGACAATCCACCTTAGAGAACGATTTTAAAAAGGAATTAAAGCAAGCCCATGGCGTACAATTCAATTCCTTATTCGCAATTACTAATATGCCTATCAGCCGCTTTTTGGAATCCTTACTAGAAAGCGGAAACATAGACGCATACTTGGAAAAGTTAGTAACTTCCTTTAATCCTGTCGCCGCAACCTCCGTTATGTGCCGCAATACGTTAAGTGTAGGTTGGGATGGAAGCCTGTTCGATTGCGATTTTAACCAAATGTTGGACATGAGGATAGAAGGTAAGGCGGGTAAAATATCCGAATTCAATAAATCCGTATTGGATTCTAGAGAGATCTTATTGCACCAACATTGTTACGGATGTACTGCGGGATCGGGTTCGTCTTGTGGAGGATCTATTGCCTAA
- a CDS encoding aldo/keto reductase, with protein MKLRKLGKNGPEVSQVGLGCMGMSDFYGTKETRSREESIATIREALDSGINFLNTGDFYGTGHNELLISEALKGRKTKPMISVKFGGLRSPSGAFIGYDFRPNSVKNFAAHSLTRLGTEVIDIYQASRVDPEIPIEETVGAIADLIQEGYVRYLGLSEASPENLRRAHKVHPVTAVEVEYSLATRVIEKELIQTARELGVAIIPYGIVGRGLLTGKIETALGVPDFRSNSPRFQGKNLEANLEHVSLLQTLAKKKGCTTAQLAIAWVLHRGEDIIPLIGSTRRVSLKENLDALSVTLSKEELDTLDESFPEGTFQGDRYPSHLMQLVVK; from the coding sequence ATGAAACTGAGAAAATTAGGAAAAAACGGTCCTGAGGTTTCCCAAGTCGGTTTGGGATGTATGGGAATGTCGGACTTTTACGGAACAAAAGAGACCAGGAGTAGGGAAGAGTCGATTGCGACCATCCGCGAGGCCCTTGATTCCGGGATCAATTTTTTGAATACGGGTGACTTCTATGGGACCGGTCATAACGAACTTTTGATCTCGGAAGCGCTGAAAGGTAGAAAGACCAAGCCGATGATCAGCGTGAAGTTCGGAGGACTTCGAAGTCCATCCGGAGCATTCATCGGATACGATTTCAGACCGAATTCAGTCAAAAACTTTGCGGCACATTCTCTCACTCGTCTCGGAACGGAGGTGATCGATATTTATCAGGCATCTCGTGTCGATCCTGAAATTCCGATCGAAGAAACCGTAGGGGCGATCGCCGATCTGATCCAGGAAGGATATGTGCGTTATTTGGGACTTTCGGAAGCTTCTCCTGAAAATTTAAGAAGGGCGCATAAGGTCCATCCGGTCACTGCCGTGGAAGTGGAATATTCTTTGGCGACCCGTGTGATCGAGAAGGAGCTCATACAAACGGCAAGAGAACTCGGAGTGGCAATCATTCCGTACGGAATTGTGGGAAGAGGGCTTCTGACCGGAAAAATAGAAACCGCTTTGGGTGTTCCCGATTTTAGATCCAATTCTCCTCGTTTCCAAGGAAAAAACCTTGAAGCGAATTTGGAACATGTGAGTCTGCTTCAAACGCTTGCAAAGAAGAAGGGATGCACTACAGCCCAACTTGCTATCGCTTGGGTGCTTCACAGAGGAGAGGATATTATTCCTCTGATCGGTTCCACAAGGAGAGTAAGTCTGAAGGAAAATTTAGATGCACTTTCGGTTACCTTAAGTAAGGAAGAACTCGATACACTGGACGAGTCTTTTCCGGAAGGTACCTTCCAGGGAGATAGATATCCTTCTCATTTGATGCAGCTCGTCGTTAAATGA
- a CDS encoding adenylate/guanylate cyclase domain-containing protein: MLPKHFETLSNTLEKEILASEQIRSKILLAVFAFAGISWTILFLFLEKEFNASTGIAFPFEVLIGTLTFGTIYEFVFLKLLNYLKKKGFKLPLLPRFGNALIETSLPGVILFILIQKHSHPVVPLNSPISNLYLIFIILSVLRMEFGLSFFTGAIAAVQYLITGLFFVPDSPLEGESAYGFFYSKIPTYMRSGLFLASGIVAGLVGVRLKKILKNSVERLEERNEILGMFGQYVSPSVVDKLMSQKTDTASENKDVCVMFLDIRNFTKFSEDKSPSEVITYLNTLFEDMIEIVNKHNGIINKFLGDGFMAVFGAPLSDDGKDAKNAVSAALEIQKKVIEMNLSGKIPETKIGIGLHFGEAMTGSVGSSQRKEYTIIGDTVNLASRVEQLNKDFGSEILATDTVYEHVKHFLEAESLPPVKVKGREKEVLIYKLT, translated from the coding sequence ATGCTGCCCAAACATTTCGAAACCCTATCCAATACCTTAGAAAAAGAGATCCTGGCCAGCGAACAGATCCGAAGTAAGATACTTCTTGCGGTCTTCGCATTCGCGGGAATTTCTTGGACTATCCTATTCTTATTTTTAGAAAAAGAATTTAATGCAAGCACAGGGATCGCATTCCCTTTCGAGGTGCTGATTGGCACACTCACTTTCGGTACGATTTACGAATTCGTATTTTTAAAATTACTGAATTATCTCAAGAAAAAAGGATTTAAACTCCCGCTTCTACCCAGATTCGGGAACGCCTTGATCGAAACTTCCCTCCCAGGTGTCATATTATTCATTTTGATCCAAAAACATTCTCATCCGGTCGTACCTTTAAATTCCCCTATTTCCAATTTATATTTGATTTTTATAATATTATCCGTCCTCAGAATGGAGTTCGGACTTTCTTTTTTTACCGGAGCCATTGCAGCGGTCCAGTATCTGATCACCGGGTTATTTTTTGTTCCGGATTCTCCGTTAGAAGGCGAATCCGCGTACGGTTTCTTCTACTCCAAAATCCCGACATATATGCGTTCCGGATTATTTTTAGCTTCCGGGATCGTAGCAGGACTTGTTGGCGTAAGATTGAAAAAGATCCTGAAAAACTCGGTTGAACGTTTAGAAGAAAGAAACGAAATTTTAGGAATGTTCGGGCAATATGTATCTCCGTCGGTCGTAGATAAACTCATGAGCCAAAAGACGGATACAGCTTCCGAAAACAAGGACGTATGCGTTATGTTCTTGGATATACGGAATTTTACGAAATTTTCGGAAGACAAAAGTCCTTCCGAAGTGATCACATATTTGAATACATTATTCGAGGATATGATAGAGATCGTAAATAAACATAACGGTATCATAAATAAGTTTTTGGGAGACGGTTTTATGGCCGTATTCGGCGCTCCTCTTTCAGACGATGGAAAGGACGCTAAAAACGCGGTTTCTGCCGCATTAGAAATTCAGAAAAAAGTAATAGAGATGAATCTCTCCGGAAAAATCCCCGAAACAAAGATCGGGATCGGTTTACATTTCGGAGAAGCGATGACAGGAAGTGTAGGTTCCTCCCAAAGAAAGGAATATACCATCATCGGGGACACGGTAAATCTCGCATCCAGAGTGGAACAATTGAACAAGGACTTCGGAAGCGAAATTTTAGCGACGGATACCGTATATGAGCATGTAAAACATTTTTTAGAAGCAGAGTCCCTTCCCCCCGTTAAAGTAAAAGGAAGAGAAAAAGAAGTCCTTATCTATAAATTGACCTGA
- a CDS encoding arsenosugar biosynthesis-associated peroxidase-like protein: protein MAQETTYYKPEDLKKFGNIGEFGPDLAKKFFDYYGAVFADGALSAKEKSLIALAVSHVVQCPYCIDAYTTDTLEKGATEEQMWEAIHVGAAIRGGASLVHSVQALNKVKELGV from the coding sequence GTGGCTCAAGAAACAACATACTACAAACCGGAAGATCTTAAAAAATTCGGGAATATAGGGGAATTCGGACCCGATCTCGCAAAAAAATTTTTCGATTATTACGGAGCTGTCTTCGCTGACGGGGCTTTATCCGCCAAAGAAAAATCACTGATTGCCCTTGCTGTTTCTCATGTAGTACAATGTCCTTACTGTATAGATGCCTATACAACCGATACTTTGGAAAAAGGAGCCACGGAAGAACAAATGTGGGAAGCCATTCATGTAGGTGCCGCTATCCGAGGTGGAGCAAGTCTCGTTCACAGCGTGCAAGCCCTTAATAAAGTAAAGGAACTCGGAGTATAA
- a CDS encoding TetR family transcriptional regulator: MPKTGLKPEELQEKVLDAAEIEIRKNGVERLKLTDVARNLNLSHAALYKHFADKEALLDSISKRWLDRIDIALAEISAKTGPLEERILEWLMTLHKMKREKVQSDPRIYTAFNNSAEKTRPFVKKHIQTMYEQLEKMVQEGIQKGLFFCNTSKEGARIIFEGTAAFHHPRMVFDNIEEDRVEFLRSVVSTILSGLKSKK, translated from the coding sequence ATGCCTAAAACAGGTTTAAAGCCGGAAGAACTACAAGAAAAAGTGCTCGATGCCGCAGAGATTGAGATCAGAAAAAATGGCGTCGAGCGTTTGAAACTTACGGATGTGGCTAGAAACCTGAATCTAAGTCACGCCGCTTTATACAAACATTTCGCAGACAAAGAGGCTCTACTCGATTCCATTTCTAAAAGATGGCTGGATCGTATCGATATTGCTCTTGCAGAAATTTCCGCAAAGACCGGCCCGTTGGAAGAAAGGATCCTTGAGTGGCTAATGACTCTCCATAAAATGAAACGGGAGAAGGTCCAGTCCGATCCGAGAATTTATACTGCATTTAATAATTCCGCAGAGAAAACAAGACCCTTCGTTAAAAAACATATCCAGACAATGTACGAACAATTGGAGAAGATGGTCCAGGAAGGTATCCAAAAAGGATTATTTTTTTGTAATACTTCTAAAGAAGGTGCAAGGATCATTTTTGAAGGGACTGCCGCTTTTCATCATCCTCGTATGGTATTCGATAATATAGAAGAGGATCGTGTCGAATTTTTAAGATCCGTTGTATCTACGATTTTGTCCGGATTGAAGAGTAAAAAGTAG
- a CDS encoding nitroreductase: MSSLSSETESIDISGIASNVEEAVFTRHSIRDYLSKPVEDSVLQELFSKSLRAPSWKNSQPWKVHVVSGAKRERMAELLQERAKQSETPVPDTIWPTGFPADAKRRMFDLGMKIYGAAGIERKDKEARDKFMLRNFEFFGAPTAVFITTEFELNFYIALDIGCFLNTVMLLARSYGLGTVPQAALSAFPEVVRKELGLAESEKVVCGLSLGYPKPDSVLNKFHTPREEVSDLVKFYK, translated from the coding sequence ATGTCTTCTTTATCATCAGAAACCGAATCCATCGATATTTCGGGTATTGCTTCCAATGTAGAAGAGGCGGTTTTCACCCGTCATAGTATCCGGGATTATCTTTCCAAGCCTGTGGAGGATTCCGTATTACAGGAATTATTCTCCAAGTCCTTGCGTGCTCCCAGTTGGAAAAACAGCCAACCCTGGAAGGTACATGTGGTAAGCGGTGCGAAACGGGAAAGAATGGCGGAACTATTACAAGAGAGGGCAAAACAGTCCGAAACTCCTGTACCGGATACGATATGGCCTACCGGTTTTCCGGCGGATGCTAAACGAAGGATGTTCGATCTTGGAATGAAGATCTACGGAGCTGCCGGAATTGAAAGAAAGGATAAGGAAGCCAGAGATAAATTCATGCTCCGAAATTTCGAGTTTTTTGGAGCTCCTACAGCCGTATTTATCACAACGGAATTCGAACTCAATTTTTATATCGCTTTGGACATCGGCTGTTTTTTGAATACAGTTATGCTTCTTGCTCGGAGTTACGGACTGGGGACGGTTCCTCAAGCAGCGCTATCCGCCTTTCCGGAAGTAGTCAGAAAAGAATTGGGTTTAGCGGAATCGGAAAAAGTGGTCTGCGGATTGAGCTTAGGATATCCTAAACCGGATTCCGTATTAAATAAATTTCATACACCTAGGGAAGAAGTTTCGGATCTAGTGAAATTTTATAAATAG